The window GGGACTCCCGGGTAATCCGGGAAGCGCTTGTGCAGATTGCGCAGCAGGCTCAGTGCTTCTCGCGCCTTGTGCCGCTCCAGCAGCACCTCGGCGATGCGCTCGCACACCAGGGGATCATCCGGCAGGTAGTCCGCCTGCAATTGGCGAGCATTGAGGAATGCCGTCACCGCCAAGGGCGTATTGAGACGAACCGCCAGCGGCAGGTAGTGGGGCAAATGCTTCAGGCACTCACTGCGGGCATTCACCGAGAACAGCAACTGGTGATAGCGCTCATTGAGCTTGAGGTCCTGCGCCCCTTCGCGCAGCGCCTCCAGCAGTATCTCCAGCGCGGCGCCACTCTGCCCTTCCTTGACCCGTATCTCGGCCTCGGCCAGCGCCTTGCGGCGACGCCATTCCGGCGCGGCGAATCCCGCCGGGGCCTCGTCGCCGGCCGCCACATAACCCAGCTCGCCCTGATATTGGAACACCGCATACCCCATCATGGCGCACATCACCACGCCGAAGTAGCCGCTGAGCAGCGCCACCACCGGCACCATCACCACCCGGGGCAAGCCCTGAGACAGGAACCAGCCGACATAGCTGGGCGACTGCCAGAGGATGAACAGGAACACGCAGAGGATCAGGTAACGCCAACCCATGGCGCTCATGACCTGGCCGATATCGGCCGGACTCAGCGCCGCGCCGAGGCTCTTGTCCAGCGACAGGCGGATGATGCTCGCCGGCAATGCCAGCATGATTGCGACATTGACGCCCCAGTAGATCGCCTCGCTGTGGAAGTCCGCCGCCAACCAGAGCAGCACCAGCACAATGACGAATACCGCCAACTGCTGGAAGAACGCCCGCAGGCTGTCCAGGCGGAACGCCTCGACCAGGCCCGGAGCCTCCTGGCTGCCGAAACTGGCGGCCTCAATCACGCTGTGCAGGTACTTGGTCGCTACCGCGAACAGCAGCAGCCAGAGCAGCAGAACGCTGGGCATGAACACGCACGCCAACGCCAGCAGTGCGGCAAAGGCCAGGGGACCAGTTTGCAGGCCATAGGCGAAGAAGCGCGGCAGGCGCTCCCAGAACGGCTGGGCGGTGTTGGCAGCGCCGAGAAAGCGCAGCGCACCCCGGCAGAGCGGACAAGCCGGCGCATACTCCGGGGCATCGGAGTTCAGCGGTACGCAACAATCCCCGTAATGTCGCTCGCACGGCAGGCACTGCCAGGTGGCAGGCTGGGCGCTGTGATAGTGGCAATACTGCTTGTCCATCCCGGGGCATCCTTGGAGCGAGATCGGGGAATAGCACATTCCAAGGCAAAAAAAGAGGGCCCGCAAGGGGCCCTCTCTTCATTTCGCTACTGCTTAGACGCCGGAGGCTTCGGCAGCGGCAACGTCCTTGATGGACAGCTTGATGCGGCCACGGTTGTCCACATCCAGAACCAGGACTTTGACTTCCTGGCCTTCCTGCAGAACGTCGGTGACCTTGTCGATGCGCTTGTCGCTGATCTGCGAGATGTGCACCAGACCATCCTTGCCCGGCAGGATGTTGACGAAGGCACCGAAGTCCACGATGCGCTCAACCTTGCCGACGTAGATCTTGCCGATCTCGGCTTCCGCGGTAATACCCAGGACGCGCTGCTTGGCGGCCTCGGCAGCTTCCTTGGTTTCGCCGTAGATCTTCACGCTGCCATCGTCCTCGATGTCGATCGAGGCCTTGGTCTCTTCGCAGATGCTGCGAATGGTGGCGCCGCCCTTGCCGATGACGTCGCGGATCTTGTCGGTGTCGATCTTCATCTGGATCATGGTCGGAGCGTTTTCCGACAGCTCGGCGCGCGGAGCAGCAATGACCTGGTTCATCTGGCCGAGGATGTTCAGGCGAGCTTCCAGGGCCTGGCCCAGGGCGATCTCCATGATCTCTTCGGTGATGCCGTTGATCTTGATGTCCATCTGCAGGGCGGTAACGCCCTTGTCGGTACCGGCGACCTTGAAGTCCATGTCGCCCAGGTGGTCTTCGTCACCCAGGATGTCGGTCAGGACGGCGAACTTGTCACCTTCCTTCACCAGGCCCATGGCGATACCGGCAACCGGAGCGCGAACCGGCACACCAGCGTCCATCAGCGCGAGGGATGCGCCGCACACGGAAGCCATGGAGCTGGAACCGTTGGATTCGGTGATCTCGGAGACTACACGGATGGTGTAGGGGAACTCGTCCTGGGTCGGCAGCATGGCAGCGACGCCACGACGGGCCAGACGGCCGTGACCGATTTCACGACGGCCCGGGCTGCCCATACGGCCGCACTCGCCCACCGAGAAGGGCGGGAAGTTGTAGTGCAGCATGAAGGCGTCCTTGCGCTCGCCTTCCAGGGTGTCCAGCAGCTGCGCATCACGGGCGGTGCCGAGGGTGGCAACGACCAGGGCCTGGGTTTCACCACGGGTGAACAGGGCGGAACCGTGGGTCTTGCCCAGTACGCCGACTTCGATCTTCAGCGGACGGACGGTGCGGGTGTCGCGGCCATCGATACGCGGCTTGCCGGTAACGATGTTCTCGCGAACGATGCGGTATTCCAGCAGGCCGAAGACATCCTTGACCTCGGAGGCCGGGAACTTACCTTCTTCTTCGCCAGCGAACAGGGCAACGGCCTGGTCGCGCAGTTCGCCCAGACGGTTGTAGCGATCCTGCTTGATGGTGATGGTGTAAGCCTGGGAGATGGCGTCGCCCAGCTCGGCCTTGATGGCGTTGACCAGCACGGTGTTCTCGGCCGGGGCTTTCCAGTCCCAGGACGGCTTGCCGGCTTCGGCAGCGAGTTCGTTGACGGCGCGAATAACGGCCTGGAACTCTTCGTGGGCGTACAGCACGGCGCCCAGCATTTGGTCTTCGGTCAGCTCGTCGGCTTCGGATTCAACCATCAGTACGGCGTCGGAGGTACCGGCCACGACCATGTCGAGGCTGGAGCTCTGCAGCTGCTCGTAGGTCGGGTTGAGGATGTAGCCGATTTCCGGATGGAAGCCGACGCGGGCGGCGCCGATCGGGCCGGCGAACGGAATGCCGGAGATCGCCAGGGCGGCGGAGGTGCCGATCATGGCCGCGATGTCCGGATCGGACTTCTTGTTGGTGGAAACGACGGTGCAGACAACCTGCACTTCGTTCATGAAACCTTCGGGGAACAGCGGACGGATCGGACGGTCGATCAGACGCGAGGTCAGGGTTTCCTTCTCGGAGGGACGACCTTCACGCTTGAAGAAGCCACCCGGGATACGGCCGGCAGCGTAGGTCTTCTCCTGGTAGTGCACGGACAGCGGGAAGAAGTCGCGGCCTTCGGCCGGGGACTTGGCGCCGACCACGGTGACCAGCACGGTGACGTCGTCCATGGTGACCAGAACGGCACCGGTAGCCTGGCGTGCAATACGGCCAGTCTCGAGGGTTACGGTCGACTGACCGAATTGGAATTTCTTGATTACCGGGTTCACGGTTTCTCTACCTTCTCTTTGTTGCCTTGGGGGAAATCGTGGAAATGCCGGGAGTCGGACCCGAATTCATTCCCTATAAAAGCGAGAAAGCCGGGAGCCAGAGCCGATGAGCGGTATGAACCGCTCATCGACCCCGGACTCCCAGCTTCCCACTTCAGGCTTGCCGTCTTAGCGACGCAGGCCCAGGCGACCGATCAGGGCGCTGTAACGAGAGGTGTCCTTGCTCTTCAGGTAGTCCAGCAGCTTACGACGCTGGTTAACCATACGGATCAGGCCACGACGGGAGTGGTGGTCTTTGCCGTTGGCCTTGAAGTGGTCCTGCAGCTTGTTGATGTTGGCGGACAGCAGTGCAACCTGCACTTCCGGGGAGCCGGTGTCGCCTTCAGCTTGCTTGTACTCGTTAACGATCTGGGCTTTTTCTTGGACGCTCAGTGCCATGATGGGGCTTCCTCTGAGGTAACAGGCCAGGGACTTCTCCCTGTGTTCATAGTAAGAGGAGTGACCGTGCCTGCTGACAGCCACCCTCGGTTTCGGCCTTAAGACCGAATCAGTCGACGCGGCGCCAGGCGCCCGTCATCAGTCACTTCACCGATACCGATGAAACGACCTTCGTGATCCTGCACCCGCAGCATGCCGAACTTCGGCATCTCGGGAGCGCGTACCGGCTGCCCGTGCAACCAGTAGTAGGCGCTGTGCTCGGAAAGCTGCAGCAGCGGCCAGTGCTCCAGGCCGGCATCCACCGGCAACAGGAAGCGGTCGAGGGCTTCGTTGCCACCCTCGGCATGGACTTTCTCGAGCTCCTCCAGGGTCACCGACTGGTTCAGCTGGAACGGCCCGGCCTGGGTCCGGCGCAGGGCGGCGACATGGGCGCCACACCCGAGTTCGCGGCCGATGTCTTCGACCAGGGTGCGAACATAGGTGCCCTTGCTGCAGGAAACGGCCAGCGTCGCACAGGGCGACTCGAAGGCGAGCAAATCCAAGCGCGCAATAGTAACAGAACGCGCCTCGCGCTCCACTACCTCTCCTGCACGCGCCAGCTTGTACAGCGGCTGGCCGTCCTTCTTCAATGCCGAATACATCGGCGGCACCTGCTCTATGTCGCCACGGAAGCGCGGCAACATGGCCTCCACCGCTTCCCGACCGACGGTCACTTCGCGCTGTTCGAGCACCTCACCCTCGGCATCGCCGGTGGTAGTGGTGACGCCCAACTGAGCGACGGTCTCATAGGCCTTGTCGGCATCCAGCAGGTACTGGGAGAACTTGGTCGCCTCGCCGAAGCACAGCGGCAGCACACCGGTGGCCAGCGGATCGAGGCTGCCGGTGTGGCCGGCCTTTTCGGCATTGAGCAGCCAGCGCACCTTCTGCAGGGCCTGGTTGGAACTCATGCCGCGCGGCTTGTCGAGCACCAGCACGCCGTTGACCGCACGGCGAATGCGTTTCACCTGGGCCACGCCTTACTCCTCGGAGTCGCCGCCGTGGCGGCGATCTTCCGCCACCGCCCGCTCGATCAGCGCCGACAGCTCCGCGCCGCGACGAATGCTGGCGTCATAGCTGAAGTGCAATTGCGGAACGGTACGCAGCTTCATCGCCTTGCCCAACTGCATACGCAGGAAGCCTGCGGCATCGTTGAGGATGTCGGTGTTCTGCTTCACCACCGCGGCATTGTCATCCTGTCCCATCACGGTGACGAACACCTTGGCATGGGACAGATCACGGGCCACGTCGACGCCGGTGATGGTCACCAGGCCCAGACGCGGGTCCTTGATTTCACGCTGGATCAGCAGCGCCAGTTCACGCTGCATCTGGTCGCCGATACGCTGGGTACGGCTGTACTCTTTGGCCATTTTCCTAACCTGCTTACCCGAGCCCTGAGACTGCGGGTCTGAAAGCGGCAAACGCCCGGGACGACTGGAAAGCCGGCCCGGGCGCTGCGTTCACGCTCGAATACCCTTACAGAGTACGAGCGACTTCGACCTTCTCGAACACTTCGATCTTGTCGCCGACGCGAACGTCGTTGTAGCTCTTCACGCCGATACCGCACTCCATGCCGGCACGGACTTCGGCGACGTCGTCCTTGAAGCGACGCAGGGATTCCAGTTCGCCTTCGAAGATCACCACGTCGTCGCGCAGCACGCGGATCGGACGGTTGCGGTGCACCAGCCCCTCGGTGACCATGCAGCCAGCGACCGCGCCGAACTTCGGCGAACGGAACACGTCACGCACTTCGGCGATACCCAGGATGTTCTCGCGAACATCGCTGCCGAGCATGCCGGTCAGGGCTTTCTTGACGTCTTCGATGATGTCGTAGATCACGTTGTAGTAACGCATGTCGAGGCCTTCGGACTCGACGATCTTGCGCGCACCAGCGTCGGCACGGACGTTGAAGCCGAACAGCACCGCGTTGGAGGCCAGCGCCAGGTTGGCATCGGACTCGGTGATACCACCGACGCCGCCGCCGACCACGCGAACCTGCACTTCGTCGTTGCCCAAACCAACCAGCGAGCCCTGCAGGGCCTCCAGAGAACCACGAACGTCGGCCTTGAGGACGATGTTGAGGGTCTTCTTCTCGTCCTGGCCCATGCTCTCGAAGATGTTCTCGAGCTTGGCGGACTGCTGGCGAGCCAGTTTGACTTCGCGGAACTTGCCCTGACGGAACAGAGCGACTTCGCGGGCCTTCTTCTCGTCGGCCACCACGGTCATCTCGTCACCGGCATCCGGAGTGCCATCCAGGCCGAGGATCTCGACCGGAATGGACGGACCGGCTTCCTTGATCGGCTTGCCGTTCTCGTCGAGCATCGCACGGACGCGGCCGTAGTTGACGCCGACCAGGACCATGTCACCCTGACGCAGGGTACCGTCCTGGACCAGCACGGTAGCTACCGGGCCACGGCCCTTGTCCAGGCGGGACTCAACCACCACGCCACGGCCCGGGGCCGACGGAGTGGCTTTGAGTTCCAGTACTTCGGCTTGCAGCAGTACCGCTTCGAGCAGTTCGTCGACGCCGGTACCCATCTTGGCGGATACGTGGACGAAGGGAGCATCGCCACCCCACTCTTCCGGAATCACATCCAGAGCGGCCAGGCCGTTCTTGATGTTGTCCGGGTTCGCGTCCGGCTTGTCGATCTTGTTCACCGCGACCACGATCGGCACGCCAGCGGCTTTCGCGTGCTGCACGGCTTCCTGGGTCTGCGGCATCACGCCGTCGTCCGCCGCCACCACCAGGATGACGATGTCGGTCGCCTGGGCACCACGGGCACGCATCGCGGTGAACGCGGCGTGGCCAGGGGTGTCGAGGAAGGTGACCATGCCGCGGTCGGTTTCCACGTGGTAGGCGCCGATGTGCTGGGTGATGCCGCCGGCTTCGCCCGCCGCCACCTTGGCACGACGGATGTAGTCGAGCAGCGAGGTCTTGCCGTGGTCGACGTGACCCATCACGGTCACCACCGGCGCACGCGGTACGGCCTCGCCTTCGAACTTCAGCGACTCGGCCAGCTGTTCTTCCAGCGCGTTCTCGCTGACCAGCTTGACCTTGTGGCCGAACTCTTCGGCTACCAGTTGGGCAGTTTCCTGATCGAGCACCTGGTTGATGGTGACCGGGCTGCCCATCTTGAACATGAACTTGACGACATCGGCACCCTTGACCGCCATCTGCTGAGCGAGCTCAGCCACGGTAATGGTCTCGCCGATACTGACTTCGCGCACAATCGGTCCTGTCGGGCTCTGGAACCCGTGCTGGTTACGCTTCTTGAGCTTGGCCTTGCCACGACCACCGCCGCGACGACCGAAACTGTCTTCGTCGTCTACGCCTGCACGGACGACACGCGGAGCGCTGGTCTTTTCCTTTTCCTTGATCGACGGGCGATGCTGGGCATGCTTGCGATCACGGCGCTCGTCCTCGTCTTCGCGCTTGGGCGCACGACGCGGCTCTTCCTTCTTGCGGTCATCCGCGGCCGGAGCCGGGGCTGCTGCAGCGGCAGCAGCCGGAGCAACTGCCGGTGCGGCGGCGCGCGGAGCTTCTGCGGTAGCCGGCTGAGCGGCAACCGCAGCAGTAGTTTCAGCGGCCTGACGGGCAGCCTCGGCCTGACGGCGAGCTTCCTCTTCGGCGGCGCGCTGACGGGCGTCTTCCTCAGCCTTCAGGCGCGCCGCCTCTTCCGCGGCGCGCTGCTCTTCCAGCTCACGCTGACGCTCGGCCTCGAGCTCTGCGGGGTCACGCTTGACGTAGGTTTTCTTCTTGCGGACCTCGACGCTGACGGTCTTGCTGCCAGCGACTTTCAAGGTCGAAGTGGTCTTACGTTGCAGGGTGATCTTGCGCGGCTCTTCCGCGCGCTCACCATGGCTGCCCTTCAGGTGGGCCAGCAGCGCTTGCTTCTCGCTGTCGGTCACCACCTGCTCGGCGTTGTTATGGGGCAGACCCGCTTCGCGCATCTGCTGCAGCAGGCGCTCCACCGGCGTATCGACCGTCTTGGCCAGTTCTTTCACCGTGACTTGCGTCATGCACTTCTCTCCTCAGGCCGCGAATGCTTACTCGAACCAATGGGCCCGGGCGGCCATGATCAACTTGCCGGCACGCTCTTCGTCCATGCCGTCGATGTCGAGCAGATCGTCAATGGATTGCTCGGCAAGATCTTCACGGGTGGTTACGCCACGCAGCGCCAGGTCCACGGCCAGCTCTTTGGTCATGCCATCGAGGCTGAGCAGGTCTTCGGCAGGTTGTGCGTCGGCGAGTTTCTCTTCAGTGGCGATGGCTTTGGTCAGCAGGCGGTCCTTGGCTCGCGAGCGCAGCTCGTTGACGATGTCCTCGTCGAAGCCGTCGATGCTGAGCATCTCTTCCATCGGTACGTAGGCGATTTCTTCCAGGGTGGTGAAACCTTCTTCCACCAGCACCTGGGCCAGTTCCTCGTCGACATCCAGCTCGTCGACGAAACGTTGCAGGATGTCGCCAGTTTCAGCCTGCTGCTTGGCCTGGATATCGGCCTCGGTCATCACGTTCAGGGTCCAGCCGGTGAGCTGGCTGGCCAGACGTACGTTCTGGCCACTGCGGCCAATGGCCTGTGCCAGGTTATCTTCGGCAACGGCGATATCCATGGTGTGGGTATCTTCGTCGACGATGATCGCCGCCACTTCGGCCGGAGCCATGGCGTTGATCACGAACTGCGCGGGGTTGTCGTCCCACAGGACGATGTCCACACGCTCGCCGCCCAGTTCGCCGGAAACGGCCTGGACGCGGGAACCACGCATACCGATGCAGGCACCCTGCGGGTCGATACGCTTGTCCTTGGAGCGAACGGCGATCTTGGCGCGCGAACCCGGATCACGGGCGGCGGCCATCACGTCGATCAGTTGCTCGGCGATTTCCGGTACTTCGATGCGGAACAGCTCGATCAGCATTTCCGGCGCGGTACGCGACAGGACCAGTTGCGGACCACGGTTCTCGCTGCGGATTTCCTTGAGCAGGGCACGCACACGTGTGCCAACGCGGAAGGTTTCACGCGGGATGATCTGGTCGCGGGCGAGCAGCGCTTCGGCGTTGTTGCCCAGATCGACGATCACGTTGTCGCGGGTGACCTTCTTGACGGTGCCAGAAATGATCTCGTTGACCTTCTCGCGGTAGGCGTCGACCACCTGAGCGCGCTCGGCTTCGCGAACCTTCTGCACGATGACCTGCTTGGCGGTCTGTGCGGCGATACGGCCGAACTCGATGGATTCGATCTTCTCTTCAATGACCTCGCCGGCCTTCATGCCGGGGTGCTCTTCCTGCACGTCTTCGACGGTCAGTTCCGATGCCGGATTGGAGTAGTCCTCGTCCTCGACGATGGTCCAGCGACGGAAGGTCTCGTAGTTGCCGTTGGCGCGGTTGATTTCCACGCGCAGGTCAACCTCGTCCTCGAAACGCTTTTTGGTCGCGGTCGCCAGGGCCAGTTCCAGCGCTTCGAAAATCACGCCAGGCGGTACACCCTTTTCGTTGGATACCGACTCAACAACCAGCAGTACTTCTTTGCTCATCGTACGCCTCGCCTTTCAATCCATTGGAATCCGCGCTGTGGCGGCTCACTCAAATCGGGGAATGATGTTGGCCTTGTCGATCGAGTCGACCGGCAGCAGGTATTCATGGTCGTCCACCAGGACCACCACATCCTGCTCCTCCACACCACGGAGAATGCCCTGGAAATTGCGCCGCCGTTCGAAGGGCGTGCGCAGCTTGATCTTTACCTGTTCGCCGACGTAGCGGGCGAACTGGTCAAGCGTAAAGAGAGGCCGATCCATGCCGGGCGACGACACTTCCAAGGTGTACTCACCACTGATCGGATCTTCCACATCCAGGATGCCACTGACCTGACGACTGACGATCTCGCAGTCATCGATCAGGATGCCTTCCGGACGGTCGATATAGACCCGAAGCAGGGAATGGCGACCTTGGGAAATGAACTCCAGGCCCCAGCACTCATAGCCGAGCGCTTCTACTACAGGGGCCAACAAGGCCTGCAACTGTTCTAGCTTGCTCGACACCTGATCGCCTCGCGTATGCTGTAGAAATAAAAAATGGGCGAAACGCCCATCCCTTAAGGACCGCCCTGACCTGGCGGCACGGACTGTCCAGCTAGCAAAAAGCCCCTGAAAAGGGGCTCTGCCAAACTGGTTGCGGGAGCAGGATTTGAACCTACGACCTTCGGGTTATGAGCCCGACGAGCTACCAGACTGCTCCATCCCGCGTCAAAGCTGGTGCGAAATTATACGGTTGAGCCCCTTGAAGGTCAACCGAAACTCCGGAACGAAAAGGCCCGCACAGCGGGCCTTTCGCATATGGTACCGAGGAGGGGACTCGAACCCCTACAGCCTATGGCCACTACCACCTCAAGGTAGCGTGTCTACCAATTCCACCACCTCGGCAAAAACTCTTGCCTGCTTACTTCTGCTCAGGAGCTGCCGGAACATCGCTGTTACCGGTCGCAGGAGCTTGTTGCTGCTCTTGCGAACCCGGCACATCGTTAGCTGCCGGAGCCTTTTCCTGCTTTTGCTCCATCACTACCGGATCAGGAAGGCCGGCATGACGAATCATATCAGCTTTTTCTTTAGCAAAATACGCTAAACCCAAGCTAGTAATGAAAAAAACCGCAGCAAGTATAGCAGTAAAACGGCTCAGGAAGGTAGCAGAACCTTGGCTACCGAAAACGGTGGCCGAAGCACCCGCACCAAACGACGCACCAGCGTCGGCACCCTTGCCATGCTGAAGCAGGACCAGCACAACCAGACCCAGCGCCATCAGCAGGTGAATCACGATTACAACTGTTTCCAGCATCTTCAGCTTCCTGCGGCGCGACAGATCGCACCGAACTCATCCGCATTCAGGGAGGCCCCACCAATGAGCCCCCCATCGATATCCGGCATTCCGAACAGCTCGACAGCATTGGCTGCCTTGACGCTGCCGCCGTACAGGAGACGAAGACCGCGGGCCACTTCAGCGTTTTCCGCCGAGAGCTGCGCACGGATCGCCGCGTGCACTTCCTGGGCTTCCTCGGGAGAAGCTGTCAGCCCCGTCCCAATCGCCCACACCGGCTCGTAAGCCACAACGGCGCGGGAAAACGCCCCGACGCCCAAATCTTCGATCACCGAGCCCAACTGGCGCCCGACGACTTCCAAAGTCTTGCCCGCCTCGCGCTGCTCGCGGGTCTCACCCACGCACAACACCGGAACCAGGCCGCACGACTGAACCGCTGCAAACTTGCGACTGATCACGCCATCGCTTTCACCCAGAATCAGGCGACGCTCGGAGTGGCCAACCAGCACCAGGGAGCAGCTCGCATCCGCCAGCTGACTGGCTGCGACCTCGCCCGTAAGGGCACCCTGCATGGGTTCAACCGCGCAATTCTGCGCACCGACGGCAATCGCCTTACCTTCCAGACCATGCTTGACCTGGTTGATGTACAGACAGGGCGGAAACACCGCCACGTCGACACCCGTAGGAAGAGCCAGTTGCCGCAGGCCTTTGATCAGCTCCGTTACACTGGAGCGGGTACCGTGCATTTTCCAATTACCGGCCACCAGGGGTCGACGCATGCTGTACCTCGCTGAGCAAAGTGGGCGCAGATATTACTCGACAGATTTAGAACTGACAAGAGAAATCAAGCACATACCTCGGTTACGACTTTCGCCAGCTGCTCGGCATAAGCTCGCACCCGAGTCTCTTCGTCACCCTCGACCATCACCCGAACCAACGGCTCGGTACCGGACTTGCGCAAAAGAACTCGGCCACGGCCCGCCATTTCATCGGTGACCTTGGCACAGGCCTCCTTGACTGCAGGGTGTTCCAGCGGGTCCACGTCACCGCCGGCAAAGCGCACGTTGATCAGCACCTGCGGACACTTGCGGATGCCCATGCGCGCCTCGGCCAGATTCTGCCCACGCGTTTTCAGCGCCATCAGCACCTGTAATGCCGCAATGATTGCATCACCGGTGGTCGTATGCTGGCAGCATACGACATGACCGGAGTTCTCGCCGCCCAACTGCCAGTTACGCGCCTGCAATTCGGACATCACATAACGGTCGCCGACCTTGGCGCGCACGAACGGGATGCTCAGGTCCTGCAATGCCAGCTCCAGCCCCAGGTTACTCATCAACGTCCCCACCACGCCGCCATGCAGCTTGCCGCGATCGAGCAGGTCGCGGGCGATGAGGAAGATAATCTCGTCACCATCGACCACCGCACCGGTGTGATCCACCATCATCACTCGGTCGCCATCGCCATCGAAGGCGATCCCTATGTCGGCTTGCTCGGCCAGCACGGCAGCCTGCAGCGCCTCCATATGGGTCGAGCCGCAGTTTTCATTGATGTTCAAGCCGTTCGGTTGCACGCCGATCACCGACACCTCGGCACCCAGCTCACGGAACACGCTCGGG of the Pseudomonas sp. PSE14 genome contains:
- the glmM gene encoding phosphoglucosamine mutase, which gives rise to MSRKYFGTDGIRGRVGTPPITPDFVLKLGWAVGMAFRQQGKCRVLVGKDTRISGYMFESALEAGLSAAGADVMLLGPMPTPGIAYLTRTFHAEAGIVISASHNPHDDNGIKFFSGHGTKLPDEVELVIEELLDTPMTVVESARLGKVSRINDAAGRYIEFCKSSVPSNTDFAGLRIVVDCAHGATYKIAPSVFRELGAEVSVIGVQPNGLNINENCGSTHMEALQAAVLAEQADIGIAFDGDGDRVMMVDHTGAVVDGDEIIFLIARDLLDRGKLHGGVVGTLMSNLGLELALQDLSIPFVRAKVGDRYVMSELQARNWQLGGENSGHVVCCQHTTTGDAIIAALQVLMALKTRGQNLAEARMGIRKCPQVLINVRFAGGDVDPLEHPAVKEACAKVTDEMAGRGRVLLRKSGTEPLVRVMVEGDEETRVRAYAEQLAKVVTEVCA